The following proteins come from a genomic window of Malus domestica chromosome 02, GDT2T_hap1:
- the LOC103403420 gene encoding probable disease resistance protein At5g66900, which translates to MAEVGGLFAGAAVGTLFTLLYDVVKDVKDKTMMFKELLGDLNSTLEALKPLIYDIAKYNAVLDQSNKEVEKILKQMKNGKELVLECSKPSRWKLFKKYKYTERLLNLDKCLKRLLMILAVEGTRNTFENLAVSREIVGVVREDLAVARVTFGVARENLAVSRESFGVARANLAVSGETFGVASENLVVSRETFGVSSETLAAAKEILAAVQKNGSVGNIENVVIQKQEEFHDLGSVPEPPHVTVGLDEPLRYMKKMLLKGDVSMLVLTATGGCGKTTLAMKFCQDEDVKGKFKENIFFVTVSEHPNSDVEKLYQRIKSQEAGQDLLLVLDDVWSNTVLQKFVELKLQNYKILVTSRSEFPGFGTPYKLKPLEYKDSMTLLRHSAALGDSLSVPEDLLREILKHCKGVPLAITVTGNSLSGQAAESWLSRLEDWRRGSILDYETKLLLCLKSSIDALGDKEPIIRECFMDLVSFPEDQRISAAAFIDMWSELYMLDGDFRSIKNLHELARKGLANLVITRNENMAILDNYYSEHFVRQHDMLRDLGIYIAKLDPIEDRKRLIVVSGRNQPKWLREQKSQPINARLLSISSDGTYPTQWQSVHLPQVEVLVLNFKTENNALPEFVQKIDKLKVLIVTNYGLSPTELSNFNLLESLSNLKRIRLESISIHSITKNWVPLKSLKKISLFMCNMGQAFHNCSIKISDAWPGLEEMNIDYCDDLVELPAELCDLVHMKVLSITNCHQLSCLPEEIGNLKNLDVLRLRSCTELVRLPVSIENLTKLRCLDMYNCFGIRKLPEGIGKMRGLRKINMGQCSRLEELPLSVWDLDEQLEEVICDEEKKPFWDSFLARDKIKVTKEKSNLNWLEKPQL; encoded by the exons ATGGCAGAAGTTGGGGGGCTTTTTGCAGGGGCTGCTGTTGGAACATTGTTTACTCTGCTGTATGATGTTGTTAAGGATGTCAAGGACAAGACTATGATGTTTAAGGAGCTCCTCGGAGATCTCAATTCCACGCTAGAAGCGTTAAAGCCGCTGATCTATGACATAGCGAAGTACAATGCGGTGTTGGATCAATCAAACAAGGAAGTAGAAAAAATTCTGAAACAAATGAAGAATGGGAAAGAGTTAGTTCTCGAGTGCTCCAAGCCAAGCCGGTGGAAACTCTTCAAAAAGTATAAATACACCGAGCGACTTCTCAATTTGGACAAGTGTCTGAAAAGGTTGTTGATGATACTGGCggtggagggaacaaggaatacGTTTGAGAACTTGGCTGTTTCAAGGGAGATAGTTGGTGTTGTGAGGGAGGACTTGGCTGTTGCAAGGGTGACATTTGGTGTTGCGAGGGAGAACTTGGCTGTTTCAAGGGAGTCATTTGGTGTTGCGAGGGCGAACTTGGCTGTTTCAGGGGAGACATTTGGTGTTGCCAGCGAGAACTTGGTTGTTTCAAGGGAGACGTTTGGTGTTTCGAGTGAGACCTTGGCTGCTGCGAAGGAGATCTTGGCTGCTGTCCAGAAAAATGGTTCGGTAGGAAACATAGAGAATGTTGTGATACAAAAGCAAGAAGAATTTCATGATTTGGGTTCAGTTCCAGAACCTCCACATGTTACAGTTGGATTGGATGAGCCTTTGAGGTATATGAAGAAGATGCTTCTGAAGGGCGATGTCTCAATGTTAGTGCTGACTGCTACGGGAGGATGCGGGAAAACCACATTGGCAATGAAATTCTGTCAAGATGAGGACGTCAAAG GTAAATTCAAGGAAAATATATTCTTTGTCACTGTTTCGGAACACCCCAACTCAGATGTAGAAAAGCTATATCAACGCATAAAGTCTCAGGAAGCGGGACAAGATCTACTGTTGGTCCTGGATGATGTTTGGTCCAACACTGTTCTTCAGAAGTTTGTTGAATTGAAGTTGCAAAATTACAAGATCTTGGTGACATCGAGATCTGAATTTCCAGGATTTGGCACTCCGTATAAACTCAAACCTTTGGAGTACAAAGATTCAATGACTCTTTTGCGTCATTCAGCAGCCCTGGGAGATAGCTTGTCTGTTCCAGAAGATCTCCTGAGAGAG ATACTAAAGCACTGTAAGGGAGTTCCGCTTGCCATTACAGTGACCGGGAACTCACTTAGTGGACAAGCAGCAGAATCCTGGCTTTCAAGACTAGAAGACTGGCGTAGAGGTTCTATTCTTGATTATGAGACTAAGTTGCTTCTTTGCCTTAAAAGTAGCATAGATGCCTTAGGTGACAAAGAGCCTATCATCAGGGAATGTTTCATGGACCTTGTTTCATTTCCTGAAGATCAAAGAATCTCTGCTGCTGCTTTCATTGATATGTGGTCAGAGTTATATATGCTAGATGGGGACTTTCGGTCCATCAAGAACCTCCACGAGCTCGCCAGGAAAGGTCTGGCAAATCTTGTGATCACTAG GAATGAGAATATGGCGATTCTGGATAACTACTATAGCGAACACTTTGTTCGCCAGCATGATATGCTTAGAGATCTGGGTATCTACATTGCGAAACTAGACCCAATAGAAGATAGAAAAAGACTGATTGTCGTAAGTGGACGCAATCAACCCAAGTGGTTGAGGGAGCAGAAGTCTCAACCCATCAATGCTCGCCTATTATCTATCTCCTCTG ATGGAACGTACCCAACACAATGGCAGAGTGTTCATCTACCACAAGTTGAGGTTCTAGTTTTGAATTTTAAGACAGAGAACAATGCCTTACCTGAATTTGTGCAGAAAATTGACAAACTGAAGGTTCTAATAGTCACAAACTATGGTTTATCACCTACTGAATTGAGTAATTTTAATCTTCTGGAATCATTATCAAATCTGAAGAGAATCAGATTAGAGAGCATTTCAATTCATTCCATAACCAAGAACTGGGTACCATTGAAGAGTCTAAAGAAGATATCGTTATTCATGTGTAATATGGGTCAAGCTTTCCACAATTGTTCCATCAAAATTTCTGATGCCTGGCCAGGTCTAGAGGAAATGAATATCGACTATTGCGATGATTTGGTGGAACTGCCTGCCGAGCTCTGTGATCTTGTTCATATGAAGGTGCTTAGTATCACCAACTGCCATCAGCTATCTTGCTTGCCTGAAGAGATCGGAAATCTGAAGAATTTGGATGTATTGAGACTAAGGTCCTGTACAGAGTTGGTAAGGCTTCCGGTTTCAATTGAAAACCTCACTAAGTTGCGCTGCCTTGACATGTATAATTGTTTCGGCATTAGGAAGTTGCCTGAAGGCATTGGTAAGATGAGAGGTTTAAGAAAGATCAACATGGGACAATGCTCAAGATTGGAGGAGTTGCCTCTATCAGTGTGGGATCTTGACGAGCAGTTAGAGGAAGTGATTTGTGATGAAGAGAAGAAACCTTTCTGGGATTCCTTCTTAGCCAGAGACAAAATCAAggtgacaaaagaaaaatccaaTCTGAATTGGCTCGAAAAGCCTCAGTTATGA